The Magnolia sinica isolate HGM2019 chromosome 9, MsV1, whole genome shotgun sequence sequence CATGTGCACCTAGTTATGCATTGTTGGACTCTGATTAGGTTGCGATTCCTCCACTACCATGTCGGTGCAGAAAAAgctcatttagggcatgtttggaagaggaattgaattgcattagatgaaattaacatcattattactTAATAATTATATGTCTACAAATATTGTGGTATTTTGACTGTCCAATGCcacgtttgggatcaaattctttctctagatttttttttaaaaaaaaaaaaagaacaaaaattaaGTGAAACTAACTTGAAATTATTAGGCAataaaattgtaatcaatggaccaggTTTCATAACTAATATTGTTCACCTTTATACATATACAACTCGAGTGTcaactatattagtgcataaggatgggcagtgtggataaaacacatgcatcaatgtggtacACATATGaagtggatttcgaaatccactgGAAATGTGAATGATATATGATTCTTGGATTACTCCCGTTCTTCTTATCTGATTCTTGGATTAATCCTTTCAAGTAATTCCGAAATGTAGGATGGAATTTATATCCCACCAGATGGAATTCAATGCCACTTAATTCGGCTTACCAAACTGGTCCCTAggcatgaggcagatccaaatctcagttggactacAACACAGGAAACGATGGTGATTGAAGACATGGCTTCAGTAAATACtcgactgtagggcccaccgtaatgtatgtgtcttacatccacactgtccatccatttcatcatGGCCCAAAACttcagcagatccaaatcttaggtggaccactacaagaaacagtggtgattgaacgtccaccattaaaaatttctcaggGGCCACTAGAATGTtgatttgccatctaacctgttgttaaggtcacaaagatctacataaaaggaccacacaaatattagcttcatccaaaacttttgtggcccctaataagcttttaatggtcctatggtgtccacctgagatttgatatGCGGCATTGATGATAATACCCTAAAACGATCTAACAAGacggatgaatggtgttgatataagacacatatatctatatcatggtgggccacacagccaggGATCAACCGACCTCAGATCCACATAATCTGCACCAGTGATTGAACgccaaccgttaaaaactttctaaggtccactgtaatgtttatttgccatccaacctgttaattaggtcacacagacatggattaagggaaaacacaaatatcagcttgatccaaaacttttctggcccacCAGAAGCTTTTAATTGtgagcgtttaatcaccactgtttcctgtggtatggtcaacctgagatttggacctgcctcatttttgggcacatgcacTAAACTAAGCTGGAGAAAAAGATCAaccgcttggataaaacacataaatcttggtgggcccatggagcttTACCAACTACAACAAGAACCAACGTTggagggtcactaccgaatccggcCGAGTCCCTTGGTGCTGGGGtaaccacgcaatccgcgtctagCATGAAATGTGAATCAACGGTCTAGGTTCAAAATTGATCAATTTGATTATGGTCCTACAACTGTCTAGTGTGGGGACCACatattagacggtttggattgagatggAGGAGATGATACTGGAACaagaatatggtagagccatctctccgtGAAGACGAGGTAGGGTTACATATCGATTGGGACCGTCCATTTAATGGGCCCTGACATTAGTGGCCCGTATTTTAAAAAAGCAATCCCTACCAAGAAATCCTAGCCATCTCTTTTTATTTCACTTTATCACATTCAATACCGATCTTGAACCATTTTTCTTTCATTCCCTCAGTTTGAAagctgatcagatggttaggatcatccaatacaTAAATAAGGGGATTGACTGATGGACGGTTCGTATGCAACGTGGATTGACTGTCAACCAAGTTAGATACAACTCATCCGAGTTGACTCGAACTTGAGCCTGATCTCGTTTGACACCATGAGTGAGTGACTCGGCCAACTCGTGACTCGACCCAGTGCTGAACCAGTTCGAATCAACCTAGTCGGAATCCATGGTGTACAGTGGGTGTGTTCATGCATATGGAGCATCATAGTCTGGCAGTGTATCAATGATTTTCACTCAAAGTAGTACAATTGCAATAAGGATGGAAAAATGGACTTGGCCGAAAATGTCTAGCTAGCCTTTAAATAGATACGAGCCCATTTTTAGCTCAaaatggaaggagagagagaaagtatAATGCACCTTactaaaatatatttatataggGTGGTGTCTGGTGTAatacaccatgatgtttttgtggcATCCATTGGGTCCATCGGGTGGTCAACCtcgttttaaaaatatatattgaaaatcattCCAATTCAATGCTAAAACCCTGTTTGGCACAATGGATTCACATGTAATGGAAGATGATCAGAGGTAAATGCATCGTTTGACCTCATGGAATCAGAGGTAAATGAAAATACACCTTTCAATGTGTTTCCAAATCTCATTTTTCTAGGTAATTAGTGTGAAATGACTTTTTAACCCCTCATTTAAAGTtagaaaatttatacaattaacAAGTGTTGTTGGGCTACTAATATATTGCACACTTGCATACAAATAATACACTGAAACAATCCAATCATCGGCTGTATTACTAAAATCACACCCATTGAATGTTCCAAACGTTAGTCATTTAAATGGACATTTAGAAAGGTATATATTTTAATGTGCTGATTATAATTATTCCTGTGTTTGTAGCCCACCCATAGATTGAAATTTTCTCATTCATGgtaaaagtatatattttaatgtgcTTATTATAATTATTCTGTCAGATGCCACGTATCTacactaatttgagatattaatattgatttagttaattaaatttagATCTGTGTGAATATGCTAAAAATTTTGCTAAATGCTTACAATTCCAATTACAAGTTACCAAATATATTGGATGATTCGAATGTAATCCTGAATTTGGATTCCAATCATTTTCAATTATAAGAGCCTGCACTTAATGCAGTCCACGGCGTACCAACTAATGTGAAATCACTAATAAAACCTccaaattttaaaaaagtgtTGTATGTTTGAGCTTGGATCAGCTTAATTTTACTCATGTCTCTTCATCCTGATGGAGGTACCAGATTAACTGGTTGGATGGACTATAGACAAGAGGTGGGAATCAATACATGGTAGCGACTCCATCTTCAGTCTTCcctgttttgtggtccacttaagtcgtggatcatgctgattttttGTTAAAGGGCCTATCATTGGGATTTGAACCTTGTGAACCGAATGGATACTACACACAACACCGTGGGACCCAGAGCTAGGGTGTTGAATACGCTGCTTGCAgcaggtgttgtagaggattccggtCCGGTTCACCTTGCTGCCTTACACTCCAAAGACACGAGGTTACAACAACATAAAGAGATGTGCATTTGCCAAAACTTGCTGCATTGTTGCAACTTCTAGCTCCACCAACACATGCAATACATTGAtgccaatccggaccatccaaatagtggaccccattgtggatggagaatGGTGCGAAGATCGAATTCATCGGGCATTCCTATCGATCTGATCTCCCCCTTTAAATACTTTCACTCTAGAAATACATAAGGCCACCTattagatggctaggattatccaTTCAGCATCATTTTTTGATTATTCTCCATCAACAAGGGAGCCATGATCTAAACGTTATTAACAAAAAGAACGCATTTACGTTTAAATGTCATTTACATTGCTTATTCCTTAGAGAAATGTCCTATCTTAATACAATTTAATCTGCATTGACTAGGCTTTGAAGAACACTCACCTGCAACTGAAGACAGATGATGTAGCTCTGCACTTCAGAAAGCAATTCATGCATTCCCATCTCATCGCCGCCGGGCAAAATCCTTCTTAGAGTCGTTAAACGACCGCCCAACCCCTCCTCCTCCCCTATATTAATCTTACTTGGCTCCTGTTTTCTTGGTCGATAAGATCGCCGTGGCTTGTTTCTTGAAGTTTTAGGGtcagggttagggttagggttcctGTGAGAAGCAAAGGAAAATGAAGGGCTGAGAAAAGGTGGAGATGGTGAATGGTCACGGATCATTTTACTGACTGTGCAATTTCTGTTACGTTCACACGTGGGATGAAGGGTTAGAGATGTTGGTTCGTGTGTGGGAGTGTTACAAAGAGATTTTACGTTCATGTCAGTCTGGAGCTTGTGCTTTAATGCATGGCTCCAGCTGAACCCAGCGGCCGATGATATTAATGCCATGTCGACTTCGAACCGTATCATCTTCTCCTGCTCTTCATCTTCATTTCTGTTGGATGATATATTGCTTTGGATTTTGAGTAGAGCTGGTAAGAGATAATTCAGGTAGTTTTGTAAGAAGGATGCGCGCAATGTGGTGTTTGGATCAAATGAGTAAACCCTCTTTCGTTTATGTCTTTGAACCTCCTCCATTGCAGCTAAGGGTGAAGATGAGTGCTGTAATATGGAAGAAGAtggtgatgagaaagaagaagaaattgtatgatgatgatgaggatggtgGTGTCGTAATAACACTATAATGGTAGCTTTTCAAGGGGGAAAAGGATAAAAAATGAATTTTGAAGAGAATAGAGTAAATGAGAATAGTataaagaaatgaagaagaaagaagaaaagaaacaaaggGCCTGGTACGAAGaagaacggagagagagagagagagagagagagagagagagagagagagagagagagagagagagaccagtaAGATGTATTAAAGAATatagaaagaaaaagatgaaagaaGAACGTGAAGAAaacgaagaagaaaaaagaaaaggaaagtgagaatgaaaaagaaagaaagaaaagatagcaAAAGGGGCAAGAAAAGATACAAGAGTAGTATTTATGAGAAAGAGACTAAGGAgaagtaaagaaagaaagaaagaaacataaggagtggagagagagagagagagagagagagagagagagagagagagagagagagagagagagatagagagagagagaggtgaagaaagaggagagtagcaaagagagagagagagtatcaaAGAAAgataagaggagagagagagagagagaagtgaagaaagaggagagtagcaaagAGAGAAAGAGTATCAAAGAAAgataagaggagagagagagagagagcgagcgcTATCCTTGTTCTACCTTGTAATCGTTAGAGCTTCATGCATGCAAGCGTAAGCTgaggaaaaaattttaaaaaaataataataaaagcaatTCATGGGAAAGGCGAAAGAGCCAAAGCTTCAACTTATAGAAGAGCCGCGCATTAAACTCCAAAAAGCCCAACCTTTTCTACTCCCAATATCTATCACATGTGCATGCCAGCCCGTGAAATAATTGACAGACAGAAACGCCCAGTCTCATCTACTGAGCTGGCCAAAGGACATTAGTAGCCCAACACGTGACACGTGGCAGATGACAATCTAATGGATTCATGTCCTTGGATATTCCTTGGTAGAAATAACCCATAATcaatggatgatcctagccatcattttcttcttttgacTGTCTTCAAATCCAAGACACTGCCCAACTGGACAGCAACCCCTATTTTGGGTGACTTTCAATGCATTCAACCCATGTACAgcaccccaccagatggacggtctagatctccCTCAGCCACTCCCACATGTCAGATTTCAACAAGGAATTCTTCTATTGCATGCCCAACCCAAAACCCCCcctaaaaaaaatacataaaaaacattaacaaaattgaaaaataaaaacaaagaattcaaaccgttcatcaggaACTTCTTTTTCCAATGCCTAAATGGCCAACCAGAAACACAAATCAGCTTGGACTTCAGATACACATGCCATGAACGACCATGATCtcttacacatgggtctcattgaCACTTGTGAGCACAATTAGGGGTATTTCAACACCTACTCGCTCCAATCATAGGGTCTGTGTGCATGTTGGAGATTGCACATGGTTGCACATGCAACCCTTTTGCTTTCCCACACCAACCAAAGGTCAAACACACGGCCATGTGCACTGGAAAACAACACCAAACCCAATATAAATGCATTCACATGATCCCAACCCCAAATGCCACCATTTTCGCCCTTTCCTCAACTAATTCACATGCACTCTCACACCAACTTCTACAGTGGTTTAAATGTCATCCGATCGATTTTAGACATTATTTAAAAACTTCTATAAAGGTTGACCTGACTCAACTAAAATTTCAATAAGACTCTAGAAAAACTGATGCAcgacatgaaattaaacatgatgtgtgagatttcaggcttaaaatcaccttagtctaaaaacaattacacaaatttcatatcccacataaaaagtctaaacattcaagtaaaggggaatctatgcgggtctaggcctacacagatTAAGGCTggactaataaaaattataaaccaaatgatactcaaagggaaatagaaatcaaccacacatgcatagcaaacaGTCCATAATCCAAGAGATTTTTCAATCTCAAtttaaggaaccctagggtgaaaaaatgagtaaataaattagggctaat is a genomic window containing:
- the LOC131256717 gene encoding transcription factor bHLH146-like, yielding MEEVQRHKRKRVYSFDPNTTLRASFLQNYLNYLLPALLKIQSNISSNRNEDEEQEKMIRFEVDMALISSAAGFSWSHALKHKLQTDMNVKSLCNTPTHEPTSLTLHPTCERNRNCTVSKMIRDHSPSPPFLSPSFSFASHRNPNPNPDPKTSRNKPRRSYRPRKQEPSKINIGEEEGLGGRLTTLRRILPGGDEMGMHELLSEVQSYIICLQLQVSVLQSLVNAD